Below is a genomic region from Macaca thibetana thibetana isolate TM-01 chromosome 1, ASM2454274v1, whole genome shotgun sequence.
AGAGTGGCAGAAAAACAGTCACGCATCCAGGCCCCACTGAAGGCATTTGTGAATGATGTAAGGCTTGCCTCTTACAGCTGGCTCCTAGATCCTGGGCCTCACCACCACGCAGGGCTCCACCATGCAGGCCTCTGTGCCATGTCTGGCCATGCCACAGACTTCCCTATCTTCATGCCTCTGCATGTGCGCCCTCCTGCAGTCTTTCCATCCAACAAAGGCATACTTGTCTACTGTCatttagtttacattttcttaattaaatttctttttttttggtagagacatgtctcaccatgttgcccaggctggtcttgaactcctgacctcaagcaatcctcccacctcagcctcccaaagtgctgggactatagatgtgagccaccacgtctggttattttcttaattttgatgttcTTGACACATATCCTACACTCTACCTGGTTCCCGTCCTAATCTCtcccaggagagagacagagttaATCATATTATCATGTCTGTATTTCACACAGACCACTTCCCATGCCAGAAAATATACAGAATTACAGCTATGGGATATTTATAGTTTGCATTCTATGCTGAATATAAGCAAGCTCTTATAGGCAGGGAGCTCATCTCACTCATCTCTGCACCCCAGTTCCTGAACCTGAGTCATTAACTGAACTACCTAATCCTCCTGGTGGTGGGAggatctcattttctctttccttgctaTTCCAGGGAGACATGGAATTTCCAAGGGTCTTACCTGGCAGAGAGCGGATGAATTCGTAGACGTCTTCTACGTTCCACTTGGTGGGCTCACTTGGTAGGAAGTGGTGTCCCATGCCCACCAGGTCCCGCATGTGCATGTCCGGGAGCTCCAGGTCCCGCTGGCCTTGTCGCCGGCGGGAAGTAGATGAGCTAGCTGAGATGGGTGACAAGGGTTCCTCATAGCTTGAGTTATCTGAGCAACGGCTGGAGTCTTCCTGGCTGTGTGTTAGCTGCAAAGCAGCAGTAACCGAAAGGGGCACAGTGCCTGTTGGCTGGGAGCAGAGAGTTTTCTTCAGGATGGGGGAACAAACCATCTCTAGCAGCAGTGATGGACAAAGGAggtatttctcctttttctgcttGGCCTACTACACTTCTGAGTTCCCAGATCTAACAGCATCTTCCATGCTGTCCTGTCTCCTACCCTAGGCAGGAGTTAGTCCCTCTCAGTACTGTAGTGTGTACCACACAGCACTGCATTTATCTTTTCTAGACATGGGTTTTAAAGCAGGGCTCTGTGAGTTCTAGGAGGTGATCATAGAGCCACTTGAAATGGCATGTAAAATTTCTTCTGTAGGTACATTTTGGACCATAGCTTTGGACCATTTTTAAGGAGGtttaagacaaaaacaacagGCAAAATTATAGATAAGGTTATGAAACATCACACCATGCTGTGGAGTTCCTTTAGGGCGAGACTGTGTCCTTAGAGCCTGGTGCCTAACAGAGTTTCTGGCATACAGCTGGtgctaaaaaatgtttaacaacccACGTTCCTGGTACGGATCTTCAAGAACTCTGTGCCCTTATGTTTGGGGAGGCAAAAAGGTGGCAAAACAAAGGGTGGAGGCTGCCTTCTCACCCAGCCCTCCACGTAAGGCAGGAGGTTACCTGAGCAGTCCAGGGGAGACCCCATTTCCGTGGCCCCAGAAGCCAAGGACGGAGGCAAACTGGAAGGTGGGGTGATGTTGGGGCAAGGCCAAGGAAGGCGCAGGGAACCCTGTAAGCACCGTGGTCTAAATGAAGGGACCTACTGGGGTGCAGAAGGCTCAACTGgacaggtctccaaggaatgagAGCACAGCAGAGTGCGCTGAAGTCAGCAGCTGGAGGGGACTATGGTGTCGAGGGCCATGAAAGGGAACTGTGGGGACTGCGGGGATGGAGCTTCAGGCTCTGCTGACCTCTTACCTGCTTCTTGGTATCCTTAGTAAGTGGTGGCAGACTGGCTTTGCTGGCCCGACGGCGGTTGTGGGTCGCAGCTCCTGCCTTCTGCAGCTTGCTCCGGTCTGAGTGGAAAAGTCCCACCCGTTTGGTGCATCCCACGTTGTACCTTCAGGGACAGGGGAACAGGGGATGTCAGAGCAGTTGTCATGCTTATGGGCCGTAGGCACAATGAGCACAGCCAAGCTGTCTGACAAATCTGAGTCCATCTATTGGTTCAGATCCTAACTCCATCACCaactactagctgtgtgactttggatttAAGTCACTTAAGCCCTGATCCTCCGTTTCCTTATCTGGAGTTGGGGGTAATACCACTCACTCTCTAGGACTGGTCTTACAACATGAGATAatgtctgtaaaatatttgagatgaCACCTGGACTTGGACCAGGGTGAGAGCTCACACCTGACTTATTCCACTATAAATGTTATCCTGTGCCAGGAAACTACCGTCCACTGTCCTGCTGGGGAGTGGCCTGGCTGCCCCGACAACCTGAGGGGATGAGGGCTGAAGATAGCTGAACTCTAGCGTGGCATGCAGAGCACCTCTGCCTGGGACCTAGAGATTTCTTCTCTTCTGGGATTTCAGGGCTTCAAGGTCAGCTGCTGCTTCCATTGTGGTACAAAGACCACATAGGGCTTTAGAACTGGACAAGCCTAAATCCCCAGGCCCATGGCTTATTAGCTATGTCATTTGAGGCACTACTACTCCTTTGTGCTTTGGCTTCATAACCTGTATAAAGGGACAATAGTAATACCTGGCTTGGGAGGTATTTTGAAAATGAGATAATCGTATCAATTGACTGGCACAGTGACTAGCACACAGCAGGTTCTTGGGAAATGACAGTGGTTTTTATGATGACCATTAGTGCTCTATGCTGGGTGAGAGCTCACCAAGGGAACGCTGTAGCTGTGGTTCTGGGCAAGGCTTACCCTAACAAGGCAGGGGCTGTCAAGGCTAGGAAAGGCGAATGGATGCCAGTGGGGCCCAGCACTGCGGCTTTTCCTTGGACTCCCTGCTGCTCTCTCCCACCTGCTCTTAGGGGTTCTGGCTTCTCATGCTTGTTGAATTAGGGATGCCATCCTGCTTCCAGGTGGGTCGAGGAACTAGGAAACCGGAGAAACCACCGCTATGGGCCTCCTGGGGTAGACTATTAATGGCAGGAGGTGGGACATAAAGTGCAGTCCTGAGGAAATGGAGGGGGCTGGGGCCACTCACCTCTTCGCACAAGCCATGGAACAGAAGCGCTTGGAACGCTTGAACTTATAGGCAAAGTCCACCCGGCCACAGAGCTCACACTTGAGTTTGAGGGGAGCACCCTCCTCTTTGGATTCTGCAAAGTATAGAAATGGGTAGGGTGGAGAATGAGAAATTCCTGCAGGACTGTGGCCAGCCCCACCGCGGGGCGTCCTGCCTGGTCCTCCTGCTCCCACAGCTGTGACATGCAGCAGCAGTCTGGCGTGGAAAATGCCAGTGGTTCTCACCCCTGGAATGTACTCAAGGGTGTCTGGGGATGCCCCTTGTATACTTGACATTTTTTCTTCCAAGTGCTCTGAGTCTGAGGCAAAACACAGGTGGGGAAGAATCAGCATCAAATGACTGTGGAAGAAAGCAGGAACCCCCAGGAAATACTCTGGATGCTGTCACAGCTGCTCCGCTGGCATCACCCCACCTTGATCTATGCAGCTGGCTGCTGTGGCCCCAGTCTCAAGGTAGGGACGAAGGGCAGGACTTGCCTGGGGCAGCTCCTACAGTCACGCCTAAAACTTGCCAATGATTCACACAGGAAAAGCCATTTTTGGAATCCTGTGGTTGGCCGGAGGGGGACTGGGGGAGCAGAGGACACATGGTTCCCCTGATTTCCCTTATCCCTGTTTTTGAGGGaaggaggccgaggaggtgctgGGGGAAATGTTTACAGACTTGCTGGCTCAGGGTTCCTCTGAGGACACCAAGAGAGGAAGTGTGGGAGGCCTGCCTTTCCAGCCACGTTCGGAGACCGAGAGATTCAGGGTCTGAGATGCCCACCTTGCAGATAGGGCTCCTCCATCTCCGAGTCAGTGGTGGTGGTGTGATCCTGCTGTGGAAGTTTCTCAGGCAGGAACCCCTGTGCATACTTCTTCTTGAGATTCCCCACCAGCAGGGACGAGCGTCCCACCTAGAGGACAGGTGACACGGAGGCCGTGAGGGTCAGGTGGGAGAGGCTTCCTTGCTATCCATCCTCATCACAATTACATGTATAAAGTATCCAGGCACAGAGGCCAGCCCTCCCCAAACCTTCCCCCATGTCATCATCCAAGTGTGCCGGGCTCAAGGCCCTATTTTGCTAGTTGGCTCACGAGGTAAGATGCTAATGGGCAAAGTAAAGGGATGGCTTCTGTCCAGGACCAATAGATGGCTCAGGAGATAGGAAAATATCTATTCCAATAAGAGTCTAAGGCTGAGATCAGGTTTCCCACAGTGCCAGATCAAGCACCAAGACCCAGTGCCCACACATCTCCAGGCAAGGACAGAGTGGAGTCTGTGTGAGGCTGTACATATGCAAGAGAGAGACTCAGCACCCGTTTTCTGATTTTTTACTGTTCTCTACCTTACCCCAATGCCTGACCCAAGCCAGAGGTACAGGCAGCCACAGAAGACAGCAGGAAAACACAGACCCTGGGCCATAGAGCCAATGACCTCTCAGTTGTCAGAACCCCACAGCAGCTTATTTACGTGTTTGGATCTCGTTTTGTGGCCTTTGTTTAGGCAGCCTGGTAGCCAGTCACGTGGCACTGACTCTAGGGCGATGCTGGGGGTGGTATGCGATCTGCCTGCACCCCATGAGATCAGGTGGTTTCTAGTGTTACTCTAGGATGCCCAGTCTAACAGGGAAGAGATGTAACAGAGCTAGAGCCACTTCTAGCTCAGGTGTTCCAGGCGGACTTCTTTGCCACTGGCCTTGGACAACCTCCAGTGGGAAAGAAGATAAGAAGCTGTGTGTCTTTTGGCATTTTACAGGAGCAGTTCACCCATCTCAGTTAGTGAAGCTCTGCATCTTCTGGGGACTAATCAAACCACTCATGGAaccaaagaatgaagaaaagacagaTGGTATCCCAGAAAGGTGTCTCTCCAACAGCCAGATACTTTTCATCTAAACAGAGGCTGGTGTGCCCCTGGCTCTGGGCTCCTCCACACCCACAGGCCAGCACCACTGTCTCCAGTCCACAATGCACAGAAGCAGCTCTGGGTGCTTTGGTCTAATAACCCATCTTCGTGGCTCTTGGATATTTCCTGTTAGTCTTAGGCTTCCATTGTGACCTTTCTGACTGCCCCTCAATCTCAACTCCCCTTTCAAGGCTCTGTCCCCAGAAAACAAGCTTCAGGTTGTGACCCTGTTCCCTCACATTCATTTCTGATATACGTATCTTGAGAATTCTGTTCTGTGCAGTTCCTTTTGTTCCTAACTGACCGAAGTTTTGCCATTCAGAGGTTTTGGCATTCAAAACTCAATGAAATCTAATTTCCCAAAGCCCATCATCTCTCACCAAATATCCCACAGTGAAGTCTGTTTTAACCAAGGGTTCACACATGATCAGGCAGGGATACACCTGAGTTTGTGTGTGGAAACTTCTAACCAAGGATCTTGCCAATCATTCCTGATCACTGACCCGCCCTTTCTGGACCTTGGAAAGATAATCCTAGAAAGAAATGGCTCTGTATTCTTTTGGGGAGGAAGTTAGCAAGGAAAGAGCAAATTGTtcacattttcagaaattttacatggaaatgtaaaaatattctaaGACACAtccaaaatatacttaaaaaaaaaaaaaggggaaaagaagtaGTCCGTACCGGGAAAGGCTCCGCCCCCTCCTGGATCACAAACCCTTCGATAACATGCGTCAGGATTTGGGGTTTCACAATGGCCTGTGGTGGTTTATTCTCACCATTCTGGGGGGCAGTGCCGGCGATGCTGGAGGCAGAGTTTCCGTTCCCTGAGGTCATGCCGGGGCTGCTGAGGTCGGTCAGTGCATGAACAATGCCCTGCCCTGTCTCTGCATGAGAGAGAGTAGGAAAACAGAGCAGGGGAGATCAGAACCAGAGTCCATGCCCAGGGAGGGACAGCAAGGACTCAGACTGCGCCTGGCTTTTTCCGTGGGGCCAAGCGACAATGCAAACCAAGCAGTCCACTCCCCTCAGTGACCCATTTAAAAGTGGCACAGTTTCAATGGACACATCAAGTACGAGTATAGTCAGTTCTACAACAACGCATGCAGCTAATCAGCTAGCAGCGTTCCTTAATTTCCCAACCGTGCTATGAACAGTTAACCTGGTTAAACAGATGGGAATTCTGTCTTTCAGGAGTTAAGACCTTGGTCGATACTGACTTGAACAAATAAGGTTAATACTCAGTTTGAGGGAGAAAAGTATTCAAGGTGACATCTAAAACAAGGACAAGAAGCTGAGCTAGGTATAGGGCTTTCAGTGTGATAAAGAGAGGTTAAATGAAGCTTCTATGAGGTTCCTTAGAGGAGGGATTTTAAGAGCCCTGTGAAATGTCAAAACACGGAACCCCAGAAATTGATGCCAAGGGAATGTGGGGGCTGAACCCCAAGTAAACACTATCATGTAGATTTGACTATTCAGACTGGTTATCTGGGGTCAGTGCATTGAAATATGCAGAGATTTCATTTCTCTGCTAAGAAGGCTGCtaggcagagctgagattttcTCTGCTGTTTCTGCTGAGTTAGGTGCTCTCAAAATCAGGCCTCAGCTCCTTATCTAATCTGATCCTCACCAAATCATAgaccctctgtctctctgtggaCAACCTTTCCTAATTCGCCTTCCCCTAAAAGACCTAACAGAGTGCTCCAGAAAGTGACATTAGGTGCCTATACACAACCACACCACAGTGGACTTCCTCTCTTCCACTTCAAACAGCATCTCTCATGAGCAGTCTCATTGTCTTAGACGTGCAAGACTTCATCTCCTCACTTCTGTAACTCACTCCCGCCCCCTTCCCAGGGCTGTTCTCTACCACCACCAACTGCCCCGTGAGCTGAGGTTGCCTTTAACCTGGAActtcctaaaaaagaaaaaaaagaaagaaaaagccatttcTTTATTGCAACAAGTCCATTAATATAAAGCATAGCCCAGTGGGGTATGAGtgatatatactttaaaaatgatttcagcaCACTTATTAAGTATCTTTGCATAAAACTTTATGAAGATGCTCATATTTCATGTTAAAGGTCCATAATACCACCACAGAATAGGAATTGCTTGTGCTTAATTACACAGTATGGAAAAGTCAAAAcagatacattttagaaaagtgGTTTAgggtcaggcacggtgactcacatctgtaatctcagcactttgggaggctgaggcgggtggatcatgaggtcaagagttcaagaccagcctggccaatatggtgaaaccccgtctctactaaaaatacaaaaattagccaggcatggtggtgcgtgcctgtaatcccagctactcggaaggctcaggcaggagaactgcagGAACtcaggaggctacagtgagctgagagcgcgcccactgccctccagcctgggcgacagagcaaaactccatcttgcggcggggggagaaaagaaaaggtggtTTATAACTGGTTCACAATGGGTCTTGGTCCACtcaggctcattttttttttctttttttgggatggattctcactctgtcacccaggctggagtgcagtggcgtgacctatgctccctgcaacctctgcctcctgggttcaagcgattctcctgcctcagcctcccgagtagctgggattacaggcgcgcaccaacatacctggctaatttttgtattcttagtagagacggggtttcaccatgttggccaggctggtctcgaactcctgaggtgggtgatccacctgccttggcctcccaaagtgctgggattacaagcacgagccaccgcacccagcctcaagcCCATGTTCTTACTGGTGGTTCTAATGCTAACTAAACCAGGATAAACCTTTAATGAACAAGGGTTGACTATGACACGTCTTTAGTACTCAGTCCTCCATAATTCAGCTATATAATAAACTTCAGAGCTGAGCAGGGGCCATCTAAGAGAAAGgaccaatgaattttttttttttgtttgagacacagttaTACCAGTAAGTTAGAAAATTTCCATTAAGTGCCTATATTCACTTGAAAGAAGGTTTTTAAACAGCTTTGgcttttctgtagagatggaaacatttcctttcttttggaatttGTCTTTCCAATTGCAAAGGAGTCTGAGAACTTGAGAGCTTGTCTGGAGGTTCTAGCAGGGGAACGCAGCTACTCGTATGCCCTTGACTGAGGGACAGCCCTCCTCTATAGGATGGTCGTCCTCTGACCCAGAACACTGGTTCAGGAGGGACGTACATGgagcagtgagggaggaaggggacaccTAGCCAGCCAGATCAGCGGAATTAACTCTGCCAATCAACAGGGTGACAGGTGTCGCAGCCAGATGGCCCCTCATATCCGTGTTTGAGAACTTAGAAAAAACCCCTTTCCCTCACAATCTATGAATAACTAGGAGGAATGAGTTGATGATTCAATCAAATTAAGTTtctgtgcttttaaattttaaatatttaagtctgCCTTTACACGATTACATTTTCCCTACTTTTATGTTTTGCATATGCTAAGaaacatctattttatttaaaatgaattactaACATAGAAAGATTACTATGAaggctaaaattttattttttagatgatgGCTATTTCCTTCCAATCACAGCCTGGTAAAATATTCCCTGATGAGTCTAATGAACTGCAGATTATACAATTACAGGATTGGAAGTCTGGTTTGATCTCTTACCAGTGcttgaatattttctataatatgcCCACCCAATGATTTTCTGGCATTTATTTGAATACCTCCAGTGACAAACTCACTACTCTGGAAGCAGTTTGTTCCCACCTTGGATGGCTCATTAATGATTCCTTATATAATGAGCCCAAAATCTGTCTTTCTATTAATCTCAGCCCAATTATCCTTATTCTGTTCCTTAAACTCACAGAAAACAAGACCAATCAGATTTGTCTAACAGGCAGAGACATGGGCTTAGACCTGGCTTAGAGACTGGTCTCTATCACTGAGTAAATTACGGGCAAGTCATTGTCCCTCTCTAAGCCTTGGCTCCATTGGCTGTGAAATAAGGATCCTACGCCTACCTCAGAGTGCTGCTGTGAGGACTAATGAGCCAGTGAAAGGCAGTGCTAGCTTACGAGGAAATGCTTGGGAATGCTCCTGGTGTCATGAAGGTCGTCACTCATGACCACAGTCTTATCTTCTCTCCTCCAGGCCAAATCCCTTCTGTTCTTTCAGGTATTTCTTACATAAAAAGGTTACAAATTCATCATCCTAGGCCCTCTCTGCCTACATCTTTTAATATCAGGTACCTAGTCAATACTAAGCATCATCTGTCAGGTGTGGTCATGTAAGAGATCTGGTTAGTaagatttttggttttctgtgtttgCTTTAAAGACAGTCACACCTGACTGACAGCATAGGTGGAAAGTAATTGGTAATGCCCTTGTTTCAGTTTCATGAATTCCTCCATGGAATTAATCCTTTCTCCTCTGAATTCTGGGATCACTCCCACCTCCTGCCTCTTGCACTGATATTCATCAGAAAACAGCCCCTCAGACCTTGTCTTTTATGGGATCCCTCTATCCTTGCTTGAGTTCCCTGCCCGTGTCCCCCCTCCTATGTCAGATCTATGCCTATTAATGTTCACTGCGAGACAGAAGATCACTCTTGAGGTTAGATTCTGTCCTCATGCCAGATACATTTGTGAACAGATATGGTCACTAGCTCAAAGGCTACAGAGCCAGTGCTTAACTCTGGGAAGCAAAACTTTTTGGAATTTGaggctgtttttttaaaaaaagatcttgtTAAGAGAGAGAACACACTAAAAAAGTCTTGCACCACATTAGAAACTATCACTCCCCGTTGTAACCCAGGGCAGATCAAAGGAGAGACAGAATCCAAGGACAGATGGGAGAGTGTTTTATGAATATACAAAGGTTCACAGCTATTTCGCTTTGCAGTCATCTTGTAGGCCAATAGCTCCTCATCTGCTTTAGTAACAAAGGAGTTTGGGCTATTCCTGGAATGACCAAACACAATCTCGCCCCCTGCCAAGCTCAGCACACTGAGATTAATTTAATCTGCTTTCTGCTCTCCCAGACTGCTTTGCGGCTTTTGGGGGAAAGCAGCTTAACAGGGAAACTTGCAGAAACCTGCCCTGCTGGCCCTGAGGCCagataaaagagacaaagaaatacTCTGAATTTGGTTCCTTACTCAATTCCCTTGACCAGTTCAGAGGCTGTAAGTGCTGCCAGGGATTCCCACAGGTCTCAAATGCCTGTATACAGTCAGGCACCTGAAACCGAAAGGTGGAGGCAGGATAAGGCCggtgggagaggctgggggaggggagtaaAGCCAGGCTTCAGTGGGGGGAAGGAGGAATTGGAATCTTGGCCTTTAGTTGACGCTGACCACAAAGGGCCAAGTATTCCGGTCAGAATGAACAGAGCAGCATGTTCCACAGAGTCTTGCCTAACATATGTGTCAGCTTCTAGGCTGTTTCTCATTCCTGGTCTCATTCACAGGCTCTGGTAGAAACAGCCCTTACAGGGGTGGGATAAAACAGGAATGACCACTCAGTTCCTGTTTGTGAAATTATCTGCTTTGGGATTGGTCACGTCTCCTAAGCAGAGCAGACTTCTCTAGGCAGGGGGCTACCACTCACTCAGTCACCTCGAGATCTTCAGGGGCTAACCCCGTGTCCAAAATATGATAGGTGCTTAATGATCATTAAACTGGAATGTGTGGTGTCCATGATCTCAGTCTTCATTGTCTACATAAAGAGTACAGGGCTGCCTAGTGCCAAGATAAGCAATTTGGCACTAGCTGAGATTTACAAATTGCTTTCTGAAGCTATGATGTTTTGAGAGCAGCTAGGCTGGTGGGACCTGCCTACCAGAGCGGCATTTCTAGGTACCTGATTATGAAGAATAAGAGCTATTTTTTTGGCCCATGTCTTCCTGTGACAGTGGGGATTTCCTCAGCAGAAGAGAGGTATAGGCAGACCTCTGAATTCCCTGTCCCCTTTGAAACATTTTTGCCAGACCCAGGCACTTGCCAAGGCAGGATGACCTctagaggcagaggcagggaggctcCTAGGACCAGTCGGTTGATGTCCAGAGCAGATGGGCTCTCCAGCCTGCTAAGGACAGACGTCAGGCTAACTGCCAGTTAGGCACAATTGGGCCACTTCAGAGCCAGTTCTGATGTTCGATTGAGtgtcccttatccaaaatgcctgggaccagaagtgtttttaattttggattttttcaggttttagaatatttgcattatacttactggttgagcatcccaaatccaaaaatctgaaatgctccaatgagcctTTCCTTTGAGTATCAtgtaggtgctcaaaaagtttgggattttggagcattttaaaTCTGGGATGCTCAATCTGTACTAACACTTGCAACGGGTATTTCAGATGGCCTAGCACTCATTCTATCTGACCCTAAAATAGCCTGAAGACTTGGCTTCAAAGGCAATGGAAACCAAACAGAACTTCTCCTTCTACCCCCTCAGCTTGGTCAATGGCTGATTTCCACCTTATCATGAGAAGGGAATATGTATTTTAACTTAAAAGACTTCTATTTACTGTTTGGCTGCAGTAGGAGTATGACAGAGCTCATGAAGTgaataaagaatttaaagaagCAGAGTAGATGATAACATGGATCATCTTCTTCCAACAAATTCTGTTCAACAAAGGGCAAAACGAGGTCACCTATAGAACACAGAGCACACCCTCCAAGCCCCCAGCACTGAAGTCATGCTCACTGTGCTGTGTTCAGCAGGCCCAGCCATGTGGCCAGGGTGGAGACTGAAGGGTTCCCAAGGAACCATTTGCTCTAGAAACCACCTCAGGGGAGCACTGCAGAGTGATGCCCAGTTAAACCATATCCAGGAGACAGCAGCAAACACAGCATACACCTGGTCCAAGCAACAGGCCGTACTGCAGTGCGGTAAGCTGAGGACACAGTGCCCAGCCCTCATGGAAAGATCTGGGGCCACGCTTTACAATTTCTTTGGTTATATTTGGGCCCCCAAAGAAATTAATGCCACTCTGAAAGTGAGGAAGGTAAGAGATTTCACAAGCACCAGTTTGTTGACACCTAACTCCCGGGGCTGGGTAAGTGAAGGGTAGAAAAGTGACTGAGAGGGAGctggggggaggagaggggagggaggggaacagGCAGGCTGAGCTCTATCTGGGACCCTGACAGAGTCCATCAATTAGAGGTTCATTTGGttaacaatttctttaaaatgcaagTATACACCTTACAGTCATTCACACTTTACTGTGAATTACCTGACTCAGATAAACAGATTGCTTTCCTCCCAATTTAGGGACGGGGTCGGGGAGGGGGTGGGTAGTGACGGTTTTGGATCACAGGACACTAGATC
It encodes:
- the PHC2 gene encoding polyhomeotic-like protein 2 isoform X3 codes for the protein MTSGNGNSASSIAGTAPQNGENKPPQAIVKPQILTHVIEGFVIQEGAEPFPVGRSSLLVGNLKKKYAQGFLPEKLPQQDHTTTTDSEMEEPYLQESKEEGAPLKLKCELCGRVDFAYKFKRSKRFCSMACAKRYNVGCTKRVGLFHSDRSKLQKAGAATHNRRRASKASLPPLTKDTKKQPTGTVPLSVTAALQLTHSQEDSSRCSDNSSYEEPLSPISASSSTSRRRQGQRDLELPDMHMRDLVGMGHHFLPSEPTKWNVEDVYEFIRSLPGCQEIAEEFRAQEIDGQALLLLKEDHLMSAMNIKLGPALKIYARISMLKDS